TTGTTCTCCAGGCTCTTCAGTACGTCCTAGTGATTCAGGACAGTCTTGTAAGCCTTTACAACCACGTTCCTCTAAATATTTCTTGAGTTTCCTCCATTGCCCACAGGTAAGACTACCAAAGTTTGAAAGGTTTATACTATTTAGCTGAtttgtccttttccatttggAATCATAACcactcttctttttctgtTTTCTATACCATGTTGCAATTTGAGGGACTGCTCTATCCGCCTTAACATAAATGAGGACAGGGTCATTATCATCACAGTAAAACGCGTAGACGTCAACCTGTCCATTAGCAGGTAGGTTTATGTTTCTAGATGTTACACGTTTCCTATTTTCTTTAAGTCCATCACCATTAAGGTAGAATTTAATACCTGCAAGCTTCAGATTAGGACcattaatggagtgtttGTAAATGGTAACAGGTGGTAATTGTTGGTGATTAACTTTTATTTCCTTTACAGTAACTTTCTTAGTATAACACTTTTCACAGCAATACCtatcatttccattattcTTGTTAGTGTGAGTCTCAGATGTTCTCTTGGTAATATCCATAGTTACCGCATTATGGTATGAGCAAGCTAACTCGTCTAATTTATTAGCAAGTGCCTCTTTGGGCTTACTAGATATctctttaccatcataTAAATCGGTGTTTCCATCAACTTGTTGCCAGTTTCTACCATCTTTGTCCTTAGTAGCATAGAAGGTAGATGGTCCTCCATTACTTGACTTGAGTTCAATCATAACAGGCACTTGGGATATCTCCGTGTTTGAGTATAGTCTTATTCCCTCAAGTGCATCATGAGAAGTTTTTATTTCGTCaatccttttcttcttgtatTCTAATCTAGATAATTTAAGAGTCTGATCGGTTATCTGGTAGGTTGTAACCATATAATCACTCCCGGTAAGCGGAATAGGAGGCCCACCAAATTTTATACCTTTACCTTTTGAAGCATCGGAGTTAAAGTTATTATATTTCATGGGCTCGTCAATGTCAAATGGTATACGTTTATTTATAGCACAGTTACGGTCATCAAGTCTAGTCTGCAATGGCGTTCCCGCGGAATATCCATGATGCCTCCAAATTCTTGCATCACCCCTGGCTTCAGTTTCTTCTCCACCATGTTTATAGTAGTACTCTGTGCTCTGTGGACCACTGCTCTTGATAACTTCTAGGAGAAGTGGCCTGTTATGGTTAGTATCTccatcccagtagtagattGAGACTTTCTCAACACCGGAGATATCAGTTCCATTATCACCTAGGTTGTCCCCATTGGTTAGCTCTCTCTTGAGAGTGAATGGGTCATTACTTTCATGGATATAAGAAACAAAACCTCTGGCGCTATTGTTGTCAACCTTCCTACTGGCAGTTATGCCAGTAGAATCACCACCTGTACACCTACATGGTCCTTGACATTTGCTTCCTATATTCAGTGTTAATTCTCCAGcagtcatcctccatgttcagtGAGTATGTTTCAAAgctctgagatccatgagtatctcaatgcgaccaaagggagcagagTAGTACTTTACTCCTCATCCacacattcatcctctatcacaactagctcactgccagagagactatccacagaacaagatgaacaactatcaacacagtcttcagtagtacagtgTAGATAATCTACTGGAGTTAGAAGAGTCCATGATGGAGTCGGCATGATCCTCTTAAAATCCTATCACCCGTTTGTGATAGGAATAAGACAAAAATTTATACTCCTAAATTGTTTATCCCAATACCTAGTATAAGACCTTAAAGacaatttttcattccCTAATCATGCACATACTATGTAAACTTACAGAACATCATCATCCTTGTGTCTAAACTGAATGACGGCGTGTTGTTTTGATATCGTTGGATGGTGCGCATCTATATCAGCCACGAGCTGCTCCTTACCAATGAggtagtactccttacGATGCAGACAAATTGTCTCTGGAAGGTGTGAATGGGTAAtagaaaacaaacttgtagaCTTCATTTCGCTGGGATTATCCGCATCCGGTTTAAAGACAAACAACCGCCAAGACAAGGTTGGAAATCGCGATTCTGGTGGCACAGTGTACTGTAGATTAATGTTGGCATGCATGAGCAATGAGGGCGACACGAGCACATTGGTGGATGGAATGGTGAGCCCAGCAGAAGACATGAATGGTGAACACTGTAAGGAGGGCATGGATGATCAGCCTAGCAGAATGCATGGAATGCCGATGGAAATGTCTTTTGCGGTcatccatgttcagagtTCCACTTCTACATAAAGCCTAGTTGCTATATGCTACATCTGGATCaagtagtctcaatgcgaccataggctttagccggaggGAGCTTTATGGCGACTATACGTAGTACTTCCTTCATCTAGTCATGCCTCCTCATCCCTAGACAgacattcattctccttcacaactagctcactggGTTGCAGTAGGAAGCATACTCCGTCATTATAGACACTATAAAGATTCCTtatggactccattcttgcCATCTCGAGATGATCCAAAGTCTATAATAGACATGTAAACACCGAGTGTATCCCTACCCCCTCTGGAGATAGCATCATCCTTGCATGTTTTGGAGAATACCGACTCCCATCCTGCTATtgttgcattatacaactcaGTGCTTAGCAtatcataatggtaactcattcatctgaggatgaattcgcatCACTCTTTTGGTCACAAGAATACGGTGGATACAGAGGCTCCTGTACTCTGTATACTTGCCACTTCTCTTCTATTCACTccgctcatagagtctccatcactctttCATTCGctacactcattccatagtgatatactccctagtcttcgacgtcggtaggtcacctgctTCGGTCTAGAGACCTACGCAGTGaagaatcctactcttccttaggctcaCATACGGTCGCCACAaagctcctgttagtcgctcatGCTCCACCTAGCTCCGCTAGTAGTTCGCATTATGCTACGGACATCGCATTAAACTCACCTTGAGTACGATCCCGTTCACCTGGTTGGTTTCGGCTGCGAGGAGCCCCGAGGGCTCAAAGTTCGGCTTTTCCTTCTCTGTATCATTATTTAACTGTGGATAAACGCAAACCTTTGAACGGAGGCTCCGATTTCGAGGCCATGGCGCTGCTATCGTTCCTGTGGCTTGGAACTGAGGCCTTTTCTTCATGTTTCCGATAAATGTGTTCATTCTTTACCCTCTTGTCCAGTTTTGGGCTGTAGGTGTCCTCCTTGTTCTCTTCCTTGTAGGAACGTCTGTGTCTGTGGTCAGCGTCTTCTCTTTTGCTGCTTGACCGCTCCCTTTTGACGTCTCGATCGCCGTATCTGTTGCCGGAACGGCTCCTGTGGCGTTCGCGCTCTCTCGAGCGGCTCCTCGCCATTTTAACTTGAACTAAAGTGCGGACAGAGTGTGCGGAGCTGCCACCTCCGAGGGACCGGACTGGACGGGCGACGCCGGCCGAAACGACTCGTCAGTGACAAGGTACGAGACCGAGTGCCGTAAATGGCGCGGTGGCGGACGTAGAGCCAAGTGGTGATGACTGGAGTGAGGAGCCACTCGGTCAGACGGTACGGGGCTATAGGGGTAAAAAGAGCTCTTTCCATCTGGTGGTCGATCCAGCAGCTTGTCGGCGGTATTTAGAAGCAATTATACCCCAGGaataaaacttttgagAATGTGtgaaggaggaagaattCAGTGTACCCTTCTTcacttttcttcttcccaGGGAATAACTTGTCTTCCAGGCCCTCTGCGCAGCCGAAAACCGGCAATCAGCTCAAAACCGCAACAGAGAGTATATATCCGCAGCAGGAAAGCAGGTGTGTCGGTGAATGGCATACGCGCCAAACTGGAAGGATGGGACGAGGCAGAGCCAAGTCTGGCACCAAAGCCGTCCAGGGTCAATACGGCATCCGTAAGAGGCGCTCAGTGCGGCACTGGTCGAGCGTAGTCCGCCGGCAAAATGTACAGGGACGACCCGAGGGGAAGGTCGTGCCGAAAAAAGCATGCGGAGAAGGATAGGGTACCGTACCCAAAAAGACCCACTGAAGCGTACACGTCAGCCCAGGACGATTATGGGTCCTTGGAGTGGATGTGGGAATGGAAATTGAGGGCAAAACCGACATGCCAGGTCTTGACCGCCGAGAATGCACTTGAATCCCATCTGATAACTCTGGAATTCACGACCATCAAAGCACTTGtaaatgaatgaatgggaGCATTAGGATCGAAACCCATCGTTATCGATGTCAAAAGGGATAAAACTTATTACCATAATACCTACCAAATCGAGGTTAAACATAATCCATTGACTGGTAGAGGCTATGAAGATTTCAAAGGCTTCAAACTTTACAGGCACGAACTTCCGAGTGGCATAGGTTACTATTTTGAAAACATTCACCACGATGGCAAGGAACAGAATATACCAAACAAGGAGACTTTTCTCTACAACTCCAGAGGCGTCACTGTGTTCTACTGGGCAAGCGATTTGGAAAACGTCCTGCCGCTGATCATAAAGTACGATTCAGACGAATCAACGTTCTTTTACAAGAAGGAAAACATAGATACAAACAAATGGTCAGGCATAAATTATGGTCTTATCCCCTATCTACCAAGTGACCTCGGCACAACAGTCAAGAGAAGCTTTGGTGAGGTGGTAATACCCAACCTCTCTGCGGCAAAAACTACGACATATTGTGCTCATCCGTCTCTGGAGTGTTTCAAAAATCCCGGATCTTGTGGAGGATCATCTCGGCATTACTCTGGTTTTCTCACTCTATCCGTGAGCCGGTCCAGCGAACCCTGTCAGGGCTACACCAAGATTACTCAACAAGGCCAATATGGACGACCCTTTAGGATTCTTTCCACCTACTGTACTTTCAAAGGGGGCCAGATTCAGCTCGATAAACCaaaattggaaaatgtCACTTCAGTCTCCGTCTACTATTGGGAAGGGGATACAGCCTTTAAGAATCCTCTAATTCTGGAGCTCCAGTGTGTTAAAGGGCAAAAATACCAAGAATTCTACACCAGAAGTGCTGATGGCAAAAAATGGATGCATGCTTCCAACATAGACTCCTCCAAGTTGGCTGACGATCTGGACGTCCTAAACTGTGAATACAATAATGCAGTCCCAGTTGACATATGCAAGAGAGATGATGGCACTAAGTCtaaatactttgagaagactgGTAGTGAATCGTGGAAAGATATTACAGAGGGAGACTTTGATAAGAAGCTTCAGGAAATGGGAGAAGCTGTAAAATCTAATAGCAACACTCCTCGGGATGCTTATCTAAATATTGCCCATCCAAATAGACTACTATGCAAGTCCTTCGACTACTCTTTTTCTGGTAATGCAGTAAAACTGGTCGTCCCAAAGAAGGGCATTTCTATATCTACGCTCGTAAACGGTGCTGAGGAGGATGCTTATACTCTTCCCTCTGGAGAGACATTTGGCCATGCCAGAGTTTATCTCAACAAGGACGGTAGAGTAGAGCTAGTTCTTGTAGTAACTAGGACATCTGATACCCCTAAGGAAACTTATCTTGAACTTAAAGATTGTAACTGGAGACAATGCAGTAATATTGACGCTAAGATTAAGAGTTTAAGGGATCTTGCAAATTACATATCAGACTTTGACATCGATATTTCCGCAACTAGTTCAGAGAAATGCACCATCTTTGAAGTAGATCTCTTGGGAGTTACCACTAGACACTTTTATCCCAAACCTGGTCATGTCTCCACCAAAGTAAAGGACGGTAATAAAGAACTATGGACTCCTATAAATGCTTCGGATGTTTGTCTATCATGCCTTATTTATAAACGTGGTGATAAGGAATTACTTGAGATTACAGTTTTAGAGGACTATTCAAGGAGATGGAAgttctttgaaaagaccGCTGATGGCTGGGTCTCCATtgataaggaagagtataaGAATAAGCTAAATGAAATGAGAGGACTTCCTAAGGCTTCTTAATAGTGACTAATGGATACCCTCCCTATGGAGACAATGCAGTAAAATCTGCCAGTAGGCAGTTGAGACTACTCTTTAAAAGACAACGGCGATAAAATTCAGCATGAGCATATCAGTCTTTCTTAGAGACTACCTACGAGGTGTAAACATCCGTAGGAGTAAAGAAGGgtaggaactaataacACAACCCctacacctagggcagGTTAATTAGTATAGCGAGAATATTAAGTAACAAATTAGCCGCTAGATTCGTGGACGTAGCGAACATTATGTTCAGCGCTGTTCAGGATATTGGAAACTCCCAAGAACGCGCCATTTACAGCATCGATATGTCCCTTGAGCTGTTTTGGAATCATTTGAATCACAAATTCTGAATCCCTTGGTGTGGCTCCCAGTAACATTTGTCTGAGTGTTTGATAGTTTTGGTTGTAGAAATAGAGTAGTTTAGCTGGCGAAAGTTTTCGTTGTTCTCTGAGCATCTTTGCGTTTGTTGCGTAGCTTTCCAGAACCTGTTCAACTTCTTCCTTGAACTTTTGGTATTCTGCAGTAACCTTTTCACGATTTTCTGCCAGCCAGGCCTCAATTTCGCTTTGCAGATTTTTCATTGCATTGAGAGCATCTCCATTTACTCTGGAGAGTATGAGCTGCAGCTCCTGCAACTTTAGAATCCACTCTTGCTGTTTATCCTGTAGCAAATGTGTGAATCCTACGTCTAGATTTTCGCATCTCGTGGAGAGCTGTGAGATCCATTTCTTTAAAAAGTTGTATACAATGACCGGAAACGCCTCGTCGAGGGTGCGTACGTCGCACTTCGAGTGTCTAGACAATGCGCATTCGCTGCAGAAGCAGTTTTCGTTGCAGTCCAGGCAGTAGTACTGGATGGGTAGCTGGTAGTGATGAGGACAGCGCGCATTCTCTATCGATACAAATGTCCCACCGGAGTGCGTCCATTCCATCATGTCTATTGCTCTATTCACGAGCATAGGCTCGCCGGCTTCATTCTCTGACGACATTTTAAAGCAGTGGCAGAGCTTCTATGGTACAGTGCGTT
This region of Theileria equi strain WA chromosome 1, complete sequence genomic DNA includes:
- a CDS encoding hypothetical protein (encoded by transcript BEWA_027220A), which translates into the protein MGALGSKPIVIDVKRDKTYYHNTYQIEVKHNPLTGRGYEDFKGFKLYRHELPSGIGYYFENIHHDGKEQNIPNKETFLYNSRGVTVFYWASDLENVLPLIIKYDSDESTFFYKKENIDTNKWSGINYGLIPYLPSDLGTTVKRSFGEVVIPNLSAAKTTTYCAHPSLECFKNPGSCGGSSRHYSGFLTLSVSRSSEPCQGYTKITQQGQYGRPFRILSTYCTFKGGQIQLDKPKLENVTSVSVYYWEGDTAFKNPLILELQCVKGQKYQEFYTRSADGKKWMHASNIDSSKLADDLDVLNCEYNNAVPVDICKRDDGTKSKYFEKTGSESWKDITEGDFDKKLQEMGEAVKSNSNTPRDAYLNIAHPNRLLCKSFDYSFSGNAVKLVVPKKGISISTLVNGAEEDAYTLPSGETFGHARVYLNKDGRVELVLVVTRTSDTPKETYLELKDCNWRQCSNIDAKIKSLRDLANYISDFDIDISATSSEKCTIFEVDLLGVTTRHFYPKPGHVSTKVKDGNKELWTPINASDVCLSCLIYKRGDKELLEITVLEDYSRRWKFFEKTADGWVSIDKEEYKNKLNEMRGLPKAS
- a CDS encoding hypothetical protein (encoded by transcript BEWA_027230A), giving the protein MSSENEAGEPMLVNRAIDMMEWTHSGGTFVSIENARCPHHYQLPIQYYCLDCNENCFCSECALSRHSKCDVRTLDEAFPVIVYNFLKKWISQLSTRCENLDVGFTHLLQDKQQEWILKLQELQLILSRVNGDALNAMKNLQSEIEAWLAENREKVTAEYQKFKEEVEQVLESYATNAKMLREQRKLSPAKLLYFYNQNYQTLRQMLLGATPRDSEFVIQMIPKQLKGHIDAVNGAFLGVSNILNSAEHNVRYVHESSG
- a CDS encoding hypothetical protein (encoded by transcript BEWA_027210A) translates to MARSRSRERERHRSRSGNRYGDRDVKRERSSSKREDADHRHRRSYKEENKEDTYSPKLDKRVKNEHIYRKHEEKASVPSHRNDSSAMASKSEPPFKEKEKPNFEPSGLLAAETNQVNGIVLKYTVPPESRFPTLSWRLFVFKPDADNPSEMKSTSLFSITHSHLPETICLHRKEYYLIGKEQLVADIDAHHPTISKQHAVIQFRHKDDDVL
- a CDS encoding hypothetical protein (encoded by transcript BEWA_027200A), which encodes MTAGELTLNIGSKCQGPCRCTGGDSTGITASRKVDNNSARGFVSYIHESNDPFTLKRELTNGDNLGDNGTDISGVEKVSIYYWDGDTNHNRPLLLEVIKSSGPQSTEYYYKHGGEETEARGDARIWRHHGYSAGTPLQTRLDDRNCAINKRIPFDIDEPMKYNNFNSDASKGKGIKFGGPPIPLTGSDYMVTTYQITDQTLKLSRLEYKKKRIDEIKTSHDALEGIRLYSNTEISQVPVMIELKSSNGGPSTFYATKDKDGRNWQQVDGNTDLYDGKEISSKPKEALANKLDELACSYHNAVTMDITKRTSETHTNKNNGNDRYCCEKCYTKKVTVKEIKVNHQQLPPVTIYKHSINGPNLKLAGIKFYLNGDGLKENRKRVTSRNINLPANGQVDVYAFYCDDNDPVLIYVKADRAVPQIATWYRKQKKKSGYDSKWKRTNQLNSINLSNFGSLTCGQWRKLKKYLEERGCKGLQDCPESLGRTEEPGEQVLDNADEQSSEEEEEDSKGEDNALVRPTGVVGKADEKQQKSLKASEKFGATGRPGPSGPAGKKGDTGDAGPKGPDGRAGDRASLTGPTGPSGDKGDDGEPGREVLTNRAESENSSWVTSLTSTVGNFYGKAVYPLRSVIDGGIGLGITTTAPLLAYGLAKATHAISKVLPDGTTQPTNPGQAPKDPAPPAPPPPPSQGPQPRAESPTSESATADGHPEPADPALGPGGGTAEKLGMGVVPAAVGIWSISGISSGTLAGSAATFFGGWKLYNRYKGDPWVRHGYPMKCLKHVP